A window of the Posidoniimonas polymericola genome harbors these coding sequences:
- a CDS encoding potassium channel family protein — METPPPSTPPAAWQRTPISGPIRKIITGLALFLAICLIAVTGYVASGWQLDDSIYMVIITIFGVGYGEIQPVDSPAERALTILVIIAGYGAVIYTVGGFMQMLIDGELNKALGARRMTKDIQRLEGHTILCGAGRVGTILAQELLAGGKPFVLIDSDAVRLQEAQDRGYLVVSGDATEEFVLQQAGIERASVLATVLSQDANNVFVTITAREMNPNLTIIARGENPRTEKKLLGCGANKVVLPTAIGAKKLAQMIIRPSAENILDQLTTQSDMGEELGRIGLRFEELEVTADSAIDGKRLADIELRGNHGFLIVGIRQADGATTLHPPDSTQLAAGDVVIILGHGDEMPELASRFKSKRDKMTYRGVTIDAN; from the coding sequence GTGGAAACCCCGCCGCCATCGACACCGCCGGCTGCCTGGCAGAGAACGCCGATCTCGGGACCGATCCGCAAGATCATCACCGGCCTGGCGTTGTTCCTTGCGATTTGCCTGATCGCGGTCACCGGCTACGTCGCCTCGGGTTGGCAGCTCGACGACTCGATCTACATGGTGATCATCACCATATTTGGGGTCGGCTACGGCGAGATCCAACCGGTCGACTCCCCGGCCGAACGGGCGCTGACAATCCTGGTAATTATTGCCGGTTACGGCGCCGTCATTTACACGGTCGGCGGTTTCATGCAAATGCTCATCGACGGCGAGCTCAACAAGGCCCTAGGGGCGAGACGAATGACCAAAGACATCCAGCGGCTTGAGGGCCACACCATCCTGTGCGGCGCCGGCCGCGTCGGCACGATCCTCGCCCAGGAGCTGCTGGCCGGCGGCAAGCCATTTGTGCTGATCGACTCAGACGCCGTCCGCCTGCAGGAGGCCCAGGACCGCGGCTACCTGGTCGTCAGCGGCGACGCGACCGAAGAGTTCGTCCTGCAGCAGGCCGGTATCGAGCGGGCGTCGGTCCTCGCGACCGTGCTCTCGCAGGACGCCAACAACGTGTTCGTGACCATCACCGCACGGGAGATGAACCCCAACCTGACCATCATCGCCCGAGGCGAAAACCCCCGCACCGAGAAGAAGCTGCTGGGCTGCGGAGCCAACAAGGTAGTGCTGCCGACCGCGATCGGGGCCAAGAAACTCGCCCAGATGATCATCCGCCCCAGCGCCGAGAACATCCTCGATCAGCTCACGACCCAGTCCGACATGGGCGAGGAGCTCGGACGCATCGGCCTCCGGTTCGAGGAGCTTGAGGTAACCGCCGACAGCGCAATCGATGGCAAGCGGCTGGCCGACATCGAGCTCCGCGGCAACCACGGCTTCCTGATCGTTGGCATCCGCCAGGCCGACGGCGCCACGACGCTCCACCCGCCCGACAGCACGCAGCTCGCCGCCGGCGACGTCGTGATCATCCTCGGCCACGGCGACGAGATGCCCGAGCTCGCGTCACGCTTCAAGAGCAAACGCGACAAGATGACCTACCGCGGCGTCACGATCGACGCCAATTAG
- a CDS encoding glutamine synthetase III family protein, with protein sequence MSTTSTPSQTSSSSSSGSSTRQSAISAAINYRQSSPALDFANSSPEGVFGSMVFGKSQMKKRLPKAIFKSLMKTMEAGEKLDPTVADVVAMAMKDWAIEKGATHYTHVFYPLTGGTAEKHDSFMSPTDDGGTLASFSGKELIQGEPDGSSFPSGGIRQTHEARGYTIWDVTSPAYILENPNGTTLAIPTCFVSWTGEALDKKTPVLRSMQALDAQAHRILKLFGHDTKAFVASTAGPEQEYFLVDKGFFYARPDLVNAGRTLFGAAPPKGQEFDDHYFGAIPERVLAFMFEVERELFKLGVPVKTRHNEVAPGQFELAPIFETANVATDHQQLIMLVLKKVAKKYDMECLTHEKPFAGVNGSGKHVNWSLGSSEHGNLLDPGDTPHENAQFLVFCAAVIRAVYKHQGLLRAVVASAGNDHRLGANEAPPAILSIFLGDQLQDVFEQIKGGGAKSSLPKGNLEVGVDTLPPLDKDAGDRNRTSPFAFTGNRFEFRAVGSNFSIAGPLVAMNTIIAQSLDYCASQLESATGGDEGKLHGAVQSLLSDIMSECGDIIFNGNGYSEEWHAEAEKRGLKNLKTTADALPELLTDEVKKLFSTYEVLSERELESRYETYCEQYCMTVNVESNLTKQIARKMIFPAAIRYQNELATTCTNLKALGYEFDTNTLDKMTGLVKSLQDAIATLAEATKEGCEEVNHCCTDVLPAMLEVRKYADQLEAVVADDLWPLPTYQEMLFIK encoded by the coding sequence GTGAGCACGACCTCGACCCCCTCCCAGACTAGCTCCTCGAGTAGCAGCGGCAGCTCCACGCGGCAGTCCGCCATCTCAGCGGCCATCAACTACCGTCAGTCGAGCCCCGCGCTGGACTTCGCCAACAGCTCGCCAGAGGGCGTGTTCGGGTCCATGGTGTTTGGCAAGTCGCAGATGAAGAAGCGGCTTCCCAAGGCGATCTTCAAGTCGCTGATGAAGACCATGGAGGCGGGCGAGAAGCTCGACCCGACCGTGGCCGACGTCGTGGCGATGGCCATGAAGGATTGGGCCATTGAGAAGGGCGCCACCCACTACACGCACGTGTTCTACCCGCTGACCGGCGGAACCGCCGAGAAGCACGACAGCTTCATGTCGCCCACCGACGACGGCGGCACGCTCGCCTCGTTCAGTGGCAAGGAGCTGATCCAGGGCGAGCCGGACGGCTCCAGCTTCCCGTCCGGCGGCATCCGCCAGACGCACGAGGCCCGTGGCTACACCATCTGGGACGTCACCAGCCCGGCCTACATCCTGGAGAACCCCAACGGCACCACGCTGGCGATCCCGACCTGCTTTGTGTCGTGGACCGGCGAGGCGCTCGACAAGAAGACCCCCGTGCTCCGCAGCATGCAGGCCCTGGACGCCCAGGCGCACCGCATCCTGAAGTTGTTCGGCCACGACACCAAGGCGTTTGTCGCCTCGACGGCCGGCCCCGAGCAGGAGTACTTCCTGGTCGACAAGGGCTTCTTCTACGCCCGCCCCGACCTGGTGAACGCCGGCCGCACGCTGTTCGGCGCCGCTCCCCCCAAGGGCCAGGAGTTCGACGACCACTACTTCGGCGCCATCCCCGAGCGGGTGCTGGCGTTCATGTTTGAGGTCGAGCGCGAGCTGTTCAAGCTCGGCGTGCCGGTCAAGACCCGGCACAACGAGGTCGCCCCCGGCCAGTTCGAGCTGGCGCCGATCTTCGAGACCGCCAACGTCGCGACCGACCACCAGCAGCTCATCATGCTGGTGCTCAAGAAGGTCGCCAAGAAGTACGACATGGAGTGCCTGACGCACGAGAAGCCGTTCGCCGGCGTCAACGGCAGCGGCAAGCACGTCAACTGGTCGCTCGGCTCCAGCGAGCACGGCAACCTGCTTGACCCGGGCGACACGCCGCACGAGAACGCCCAGTTCCTGGTGTTCTGCGCCGCGGTCATCCGCGCCGTCTACAAGCATCAGGGCCTGCTGCGGGCGGTTGTCGCCTCGGCCGGCAACGACCACCGTCTGGGCGCCAACGAGGCCCCGCCGGCGATCCTCTCGATCTTCCTCGGCGACCAGCTGCAGGACGTGTTCGAGCAGATCAAGGGCGGCGGAGCCAAGAGCTCGTTGCCGAAGGGGAACCTCGAGGTCGGTGTCGACACGCTGCCGCCGCTCGACAAGGACGCCGGCGACCGCAACCGCACCAGCCCGTTCGCCTTCACCGGCAACCGGTTCGAGTTCCGTGCGGTCGGCTCCAACTTCTCGATCGCCGGCCCGCTAGTGGCGATGAATACCATCATCGCCCAGTCGCTCGATTACTGCGCCTCGCAGCTCGAGTCGGCCACCGGCGGCGACGAAGGCAAGCTGCACGGCGCGGTGCAGTCGCTGCTCTCGGACATCATGTCCGAGTGCGGCGACATCATCTTCAACGGCAACGGCTACTCGGAAGAGTGGCACGCCGAGGCCGAGAAGCGTGGCCTGAAGAACCTGAAGACCACCGCCGACGCGCTGCCCGAGTTGCTGACCGACGAGGTCAAGAAGCTCTTCAGCACCTACGAGGTGCTGAGCGAGCGGGAGCTCGAGAGCCGCTACGAGACCTACTGCGAACAGTACTGCATGACGGTCAACGTCGAGTCGAACCTGACCAAGCAGATTGCCCGCAAGATGATCTTCCCGGCGGCCATCCGCTACCAGAACGAGCTGGCCACCACGTGCACGAACCTCAAGGCCCTCGGCTACGAGTTCGACACCAACACCCTCGACAAGATGACCGGCCTGGTAAAGTCCTTGCAGGACGCCATTGCAACGCTTGCCGAGGCGACCAAGGAAGGCTGCGAGGAGGTCAACCACTGCTGCACGGACGTGCTGCCCGCGATGCTTGAGGTCCGCAAGTACGCCGACCAGCTGGAAGCGGTCGTGGCCGACGACCTCTGGCCGCTGCCGACCTACCAGGAGATGCTGTTCATCAAGTAG
- a CDS encoding class I SAM-dependent methyltransferase: MPNHPNEQAMIHAWRANATAWADAVRGDKIASRVAVTNEAIVNAVTTLKPRSVLDVGCGEGWLARELTKRGADVLGVDAIVDLVEQARAVGGGAFEQHSYDELAAGSVPRRFDAVVCNFSLFTDHSVERLFGRIPEMLNPGGHCVVQTLHPITAPGDLPYKDGWRDGFWDGLGEGFLDAPRWYFRTLASWVRLFSCCGLKIVQIVEPTAQDGSRPSSLILVGQKS; the protein is encoded by the coding sequence ATGCCCAATCACCCCAACGAACAGGCGATGATCCACGCCTGGCGGGCGAACGCTACCGCCTGGGCCGACGCGGTCCGCGGCGACAAGATCGCGAGCCGCGTCGCGGTGACCAACGAGGCAATCGTCAACGCCGTGACGACGCTCAAGCCAAGGTCGGTGCTCGACGTCGGCTGCGGCGAGGGGTGGCTCGCCCGAGAGCTCACCAAGCGGGGCGCCGACGTGCTAGGCGTCGACGCTATCGTCGATCTCGTAGAGCAGGCCCGGGCCGTCGGTGGCGGCGCTTTCGAGCAACACTCCTACGACGAGCTGGCCGCCGGCTCGGTGCCCCGGCGGTTCGACGCCGTGGTGTGCAACTTCTCGTTGTTCACCGACCATTCGGTCGAGCGGCTCTTCGGCCGGATCCCGGAGATGCTCAACCCGGGCGGGCACTGCGTGGTGCAGACGCTCCACCCGATCACGGCGCCGGGCGACCTCCCCTACAAAGACGGATGGCGGGACGGGTTCTGGGACGGGCTTGGCGAGGGCTTCTTAGACGCGCCGCGTTGGTACTTCCGCACGCTGGCGTCGTGGGTGCGGCTGTTTAGCTGTTGTGGGCTTAAGATCGTTCAGATTGTCGAGCCGACCGCCCAAGACGGGTCCCGACCGTCCTCGCTGATCCTTGTGGGCCAGAAGTCGTAG
- a CDS encoding type II secretion system protein, producing MRSRCAFTLVELVIVVLILGILAAVAAPRMFDTAGDACESTLRHNLAVVREAISYFRAQQGALPGADGTEATFLADVGAYLTTPFP from the coding sequence ATGCGGAGCCGGTGTGCGTTTACTCTTGTTGAACTGGTGATTGTGGTCCTCATCCTCGGGATTCTTGCGGCGGTCGCTGCGCCGCGGATGTTCGACACCGCCGGCGATGCTTGCGAGAGCACGCTCAGGCACAATCTTGCCGTCGTCCGAGAAGCGATCTCGTACTTTAGGGCCCAGCAGGGCGCCTTGCCCGGGGCGGACGGAACCGAGGCGACCTTCCTGGCGGATGTCGGCGCTTACCTGACCACGCCGTTCCCATAG
- a CDS encoding arabinan endo-1,5-alpha-L-arabinosidase: protein MTNALALRPTLAAVLLLAAVAFSARGARSETSAREGLLNGAPDPTGVAVTSDDGKTVYYVAATGEGVQLLRSTDLVHWTKSGRVFEDAVPAWAARDVPGTQGIWAPDLSYHDGLYYLYYSVSTFGSQHSAIGLAINKSLDPASPDYAWEDRGKVIDSDASRTDFNAIDPALLVDEDGRWWLFWGSHWAGLKVIEVDPSTGKPRQAAEILPVAARPDTRSHAIEAPFVYFHNGYYYQFVSWDGCCDGAKSTYKVAVGRSRQPTGPYVDADGRRMLDGGGTVVLQNSERWRGPGHNGVIATDQGEWMVHHTYDVENLQAQRILQVRPLTWTQDGWPKVGEPVSAP from the coding sequence GTGACGAACGCCCTTGCTCTTCGACCTACGCTGGCCGCTGTTCTGTTGCTCGCTGCCGTAGCGTTCAGCGCACGCGGGGCGCGTAGTGAAACCAGCGCCCGCGAGGGACTGCTCAACGGCGCCCCCGACCCAACCGGGGTGGCGGTCACCAGTGACGACGGCAAGACCGTCTATTATGTCGCCGCTACCGGCGAGGGCGTGCAGCTGCTCCGCAGCACCGACTTGGTGCACTGGACCAAGTCGGGCCGCGTGTTCGAAGACGCCGTGCCCGCCTGGGCCGCCCGCGACGTGCCCGGCACGCAGGGCATCTGGGCTCCCGACCTCAGCTACCACGACGGGCTGTACTACCTGTACTACAGCGTCTCGACGTTCGGCAGCCAGCACTCGGCGATCGGCCTGGCGATCAACAAGTCGCTCGACCCGGCGAGCCCCGACTACGCCTGGGAGGACCGCGGCAAGGTGATCGACTCCGACGCCTCGCGGACCGACTTCAACGCGATCGACCCGGCGCTGCTGGTCGACGAGGACGGCCGTTGGTGGCTGTTCTGGGGATCGCACTGGGCGGGCCTCAAAGTCATCGAGGTCGACCCGTCGACCGGCAAGCCAAGACAGGCGGCCGAGATCCTGCCGGTCGCCGCCCGGCCCGACACCCGCTCGCACGCCATCGAGGCGCCGTTCGTCTACTTCCACAACGGCTACTACTACCAGTTTGTTTCGTGGGACGGCTGCTGCGACGGCGCTAAGAGCACCTACAAGGTAGCGGTCGGACGCAGCCGTCAACCAACCGGCCCGTACGTCGACGCCGACGGACGCAGGATGCTCGACGGCGGCGGCACGGTGGTGCTGCAGAACAGCGAGCGTTGGCGCGGCCCCGGCCACAACGGCGTGATCGCGACCGACCAGGGCGAGTGGATGGTGCACCACACGTACGACGTCGAGAACCTCCAGGCGCAGCGGATCTTGCAGGTCCGGCCGCTCACCTGGACCCAGGACGGCTGGCCCAAGGTCGGCGAGCCGGTGTCAGCGCCGTAG
- a CDS encoding YdeI/OmpD-associated family protein translates to MVILGEFKDCCTLSFFKGALLKDPQKILAKPGENTRAARVVRFTDTEDVVALEKVLTKYLKEAVRIEESGQRIDFEQGREVELPLEFQDAIDHDPALRDAFAALTPGRQRAYLLHFAGAK, encoded by the coding sequence ATCGTCATCCTCGGCGAATTCAAGGATTGCTGCACCCTCAGCTTCTTCAAGGGCGCCCTGCTGAAGGACCCGCAGAAGATCCTTGCCAAGCCGGGCGAGAACACCCGCGCGGCGCGGGTCGTCCGCTTCACCGACACCGAGGACGTTGTCGCGCTCGAGAAGGTGCTAACCAAGTACCTAAAGGAAGCCGTGCGTATCGAGGAGTCTGGCCAGCGGATCGATTTCGAGCAGGGCCGCGAGGTCGAACTCCCGCTAGAGTTCCAGGACGCGATCGACCACGACCCAGCCCTCCGCGATGCGTTCGCGGCCCTGACGCCAGGTCGCCAACGCGCGTACCTGCTGCACTTCGCCGGCGCCAAGTAG
- a CDS encoding ExbD/TolR family protein, producing the protein MKIRHADHREKIELQMTPMIDIVFLLLVFFIMTFKIVLPEGDFNIRMPLPSENTQPQPLETPTLRLRLAANDNGELASVQMGEKSFGNGPDAFAQLHQYLRSIVQDDGGPGAGDEPEVEIDADYNLRYDYTIRAITAISGYIENGDPHTLVEKIRFTPPKKP; encoded by the coding sequence ATGAAGATCCGTCACGCGGACCACCGCGAAAAGATCGAGCTGCAGATGACGCCGATGATTGACATCGTGTTCCTGCTGCTCGTGTTCTTCATCATGACGTTCAAGATCGTGCTGCCCGAGGGCGACTTCAACATCCGGATGCCGCTGCCGAGCGAGAACACACAGCCGCAGCCGCTCGAGACTCCCACGCTCCGCCTCCGGTTGGCCGCCAACGACAACGGCGAGCTGGCGTCGGTCCAGATGGGCGAGAAGTCGTTCGGCAACGGCCCCGACGCGTTCGCCCAGCTGCACCAGTACCTGCGGTCCATCGTCCAGGACGACGGCGGCCCCGGGGCGGGCGACGAGCCGGAGGTCGAGATCGACGCCGACTACAACCTCCGCTACGATTACACCATCCGCGCCATCACCGCCATCAGCGGCTACATCGAGAACGGCGATCCCCACACGCTGGTGGAGAAGATCCGCTTCACGCCGCCGAAGAAGCCATAG
- a CDS encoding ExbD/TolR family protein: MRITRRRQLEASEGDLTPMIDMTFQLIAFFMVLINFTEVEQDQRITLPASELAQPPDVPYDEPLTIQITKDETILFARDELEPDALLPALRREAAIIKAYGETKKLSEVTVIIRADETVRTGVVQEAISACQEAEFETFALRGKTSDENTLIMRE; this comes from the coding sequence ATGAGAATCACCCGCCGCCGACAGCTCGAGGCTTCCGAGGGCGATCTCACCCCGATGATCGACATGACGTTTCAGCTCATCGCGTTCTTCATGGTGCTGATCAACTTCACCGAGGTCGAGCAGGACCAGCGGATCACACTGCCGGCGAGCGAGCTCGCCCAACCGCCCGACGTGCCGTACGACGAGCCGCTGACCATTCAAATCACCAAGGACGAGACCATCCTCTTCGCCCGGGACGAGCTGGAGCCCGACGCCCTGCTGCCGGCCCTGCGACGCGAGGCCGCCATCATCAAGGCCTACGGCGAGACCAAGAAGCTGTCGGAAGTTACCGTCATCATCCGCGCCGACGAGACCGTCCGCACTGGCGTTGTGCAGGAGGCGATCAGCGCCTGCCAGGAGGCCGAGTTCGAGACCTTCGCCCTCCGCGGCAAGACCAGCGACGAGAACACCTTGATCATGCGTGAGTAG
- a CDS encoding MotA/TolQ/ExbB proton channel family protein, giving the protein MRLPIGPLGRTGLAGFLSLSLLLGSVAVVSVLATPEVAFAQGGDEAADAAAIPAEKNYLTWVAESLGWGYSIVFLALSFTLVALFVMNLLQASRSNVVPAELTESFEEHLNAKQYTEAYELANADESFLGKVLSAGLGKLSAGQGYPQAIEAMQEVGEEENMKLEHRLSYMALIGTISPMIGLMGTVQGMISAFQTIATTTTGAPKPSQLAGDISTALFTTLAGLMIAIPAIAAYNILRNRVARLVLEVGIVSEGLMSRFQK; this is encoded by the coding sequence ATGCGGTTACCAATTGGGCCGCTGGGCCGGACAGGCCTGGCGGGCTTTCTCTCGTTGTCGTTGCTGCTTGGCTCCGTGGCGGTGGTCTCCGTGCTGGCGACCCCCGAGGTCGCGTTCGCCCAGGGCGGCGACGAGGCGGCCGACGCGGCCGCCATCCCCGCTGAGAAGAACTACCTGACCTGGGTCGCCGAGTCGCTCGGCTGGGGCTACAGCATCGTCTTCCTGGCGTTGTCGTTCACGCTCGTGGCGTTGTTCGTCATGAACCTGCTGCAGGCCAGCCGCAGCAACGTCGTGCCGGCGGAGCTCACCGAGAGCTTCGAGGAGCACCTCAACGCCAAGCAGTACACCGAGGCCTACGAGCTCGCCAACGCCGACGAGTCGTTCCTCGGCAAGGTCCTGTCGGCCGGCCTCGGCAAGCTGTCGGCGGGGCAGGGCTACCCGCAGGCCATCGAGGCGATGCAGGAAGTCGGCGAAGAAGAGAACATGAAGCTCGAGCACCGGCTCAGCTACATGGCCCTGATCGGCACCATCAGCCCGATGATCGGCCTGATGGGCACCGTGCAGGGCATGATCAGCGCGTTCCAGACCATCGCCACCACCACGACCGGCGCCCCCAAGCCAAGCCAACTGGCCGGCGACATCTCGACCGCGCTCTTCACCACGCTGGCCGGCCTGATGATCGCCATCCCGGCGATCGCCGCCTACAACATCCTCCGCAACCGGGTCGCCCGCCTGGTGCTCGAGGTCGGCATCGTCAGCGAGGGCCTGATGAGCCGCTTCCAGAAGTAG